DNA from SAR324 cluster bacterium:
AGTTGATCAAATTTATACCGAACTTTCTCAGCGTGGGGTTGTTTTTTACGGTGAACCTGAAAGCTATGTCTGGAATGCACGCTGTGCTTATTTCACAGACCCTGATGGAACACTCTGGGAACTCTATGCCTGGGAGGAAGGTGGACCAGGAGATTACCACGAAGTCAATGCTGAAGAATCATCTCACCATTGAAAAACTGGGAAAATATTTTGGCAATCACAAAAAGGAGAAATATGAAACAGCATTCCCTTAATCGCCGTTCTTTCATTAAGGCATCAGCAGCTGGTATCGCAGCATTTGGCGCAGGAATTCAGTTGGTGATTCCAGAAAACGCTAATGCGGCGACGAAGGTGGTCGTTAAATATGATTGGCTTATGTCCAATGGACAGATCGGGGATATCGTTGCTGTAGAAAACGGCTACTTTGCTGAAAAGGGGCTGGAAGTGGAGTTCAGTCCAGGAGGCCCCAATTCTGCGACTGTACCACCTGTAGTCTCTGGTACGGCAACTCTGGGGCAATTTTCGGAAACTCCTCAACTCTATAACGCTCGGGCAAGCGGTGTTCCTGTAAAAATTCTTGCCTGTGGATACAGGACTGGCCCATATGCGCTGACATCAAAGCCTGATAAACCCCTGAGATCTGTTGCTGATCTCAAGGGAATGAAGATCGGGATTCAACCAACAGCAAGATTTCTGATGGATGCGATTGCAGCCAAAAACAATATCCCAATCGATGATCTAGATATTGTGAATGTCGGGTTCGACAAAGCACCATTAGTTAGAGGAGAAGTAGGAGCAATCGGTGGATGGATCACCAATACCCAGGCATTGAGTGTTGTTGGTGATGATCGCATCGATCTACTGCTCAGTGATTTGGGACTTGCTTCCTATGCTGATGTGTATTTTGCAACCGATCGTGCTATCGACAGTAACCCTGATGTATTGGCCCAATTCATAAGTGCTGTTGCCAAGGGGTGGGGATGGACTCATGCGAATCCTCAGGAAGCAGTTAGAAAAGCAGTAGCAGCATACCCAAATATGGATTTGGATTGGGAACTCAAGACAATCAAACTTGTTTTGAAAATGAGCTTTGATGATGATACCGCCAGAGATGGCTGGGGAACATTTGATCCCAATTCTGTTGAAGAACAGATTGCATTGTATGACAGGATTGGTCAATACCCAGATGGACGACCAAAACTTGAGGATGTCTACACATCAAAAATCCTCGAAATGACCTCAGCTGATCGTCCGAAACTTAACGCTCCGGGCGCCTGAGTACAATGAGCGTTGCGATAAAATGCGAGAAATTGAATGTTGGTTATCGCAACGCAGATTCTACGATCACAATCCTTTCAAATCTTGACCTAAGCGTTCCTGCCGGAGAATTTCTCACCATACTTGGCCCATCTGGTTGTGGAAAGTCTACGCTGTTGCGAGTAATAGCAGATCTTCTTCAACCATTGTCAGGGTCTATCAATGTTTTTGGGGCCAGTCCCGATGATGCACGCAACAGACGTCATATTGGTTTTGTTTTTCAAGATTCAACTCTTCTTCCCTGGCGCAGTGTAATAGAAAACATACAACTTCCCTCATCTGTCGGTGGATATCACAAGCATTCTATTTCGGGTGCCAAGATAAAATCACTGATGAAGCTGATGGGGTTGGAAGAACTTGATGATAGATATCCTCACCAGCTTTCGGGTGGGCAACGTCAAAGAGTTGCTATAGCTAGAGCTCTGATTGAAGAGCCAAAGTTACTTTTGATGGATGAACCCTTTGGTGCTTTGGATGAAATAACACGGGATAGATTGAACAGTGAGCTATTATCAATTTGGTGCAGTACAGGAACCACAATTCTGTTTGTCACCCATTCAATTATGGAGGCTGTTTATTTGGGTCAGCGGGTAATGGTAATGGCAAGCAATCCTGGGAGAGTCCTGAAGATTGCCGACCTTAGAGATATTAAGAAAAAAGATTTAGTAATTGAACGTGAGGATCCTAGAATCATTTCTGCAATGGCAGATATGCGTCGAGCATTGGAAGCAGCATCATGACCGAAGAACCGCTGAGTAGAAATACAGCGCTGCTCTTACCGATTTTAGGTGGATTTTCCATCATTGTCGCATGGGAATTTTTGTTGCCTGTGCTTGGAGTGCCAGCTTACATCATGCCCACACCAACCGCTATTGCTAGCGTTTTTGTCAAGCAATGGCCCCTACTTTTTTCAAATCTTTGGCCTACTGCTGTGGAGAGTATATCGGGATTTGTCATAGGAAATTCAGTGGCCATTCTCATGGCGATTGTTTTTGTTTACAGTCGAATCATTCAGGCCGCTTACTTCCCAGTTGTTCTTTTCTTCAACACCATACCAATTCTCGCTCTAGCACCAATCATCATACTGATTTTTGGTTTGGGAATGACCCCAAAAATCATCATATCTGCGGTCATCTGTTTTTTTCCAACCCTGGTCAATATGATTCGTGGACTGAATTCACCTAGTCCAAATGAGATTGAGTTATTTAGAATTCTCTCAGCAACCCAATGGGAGACTTTTTGGCGCTTGAGATTCCCGCGTTCCATGCCAATGCTTTTCTCATCATTGAGAATTGCATCCACCACTGCGGTGATTGGAGCAATTGTAGGTGAATGGATTGGATCTGATAAGGGAATAGGGGCTTTAATCATTCAGGCCACATTCAATTATAGATCGGGCCAGCTTTATGCGGCGATCGTTCTCTCTTCCTCAATGGCCATCTGCCTTTTTCTCATGGTGGCTTTCATTGAAAGAAAAGTCATTCGTTATTCCTAGAACCGTAAAGAGCCCTAACCATATCAGCAAAGAT
Protein-coding regions in this window:
- a CDS encoding ABC transporter substrate-binding protein: MKQHSLNRRSFIKASAAGIAAFGAGIQLVIPENANAATKVVVKYDWLMSNGQIGDIVAVENGYFAEKGLEVEFSPGGPNSATVPPVVSGTATLGQFSETPQLYNARASGVPVKILACGYRTGPYALTSKPDKPLRSVADLKGMKIGIQPTARFLMDAIAAKNNIPIDDLDIVNVGFDKAPLVRGEVGAIGGWITNTQALSVVGDDRIDLLLSDLGLASYADVYFATDRAIDSNPDVLAQFISAVAKGWGWTHANPQEAVRKAVAAYPNMDLDWELKTIKLVLKMSFDDDTARDGWGTFDPNSVEEQIALYDRIGQYPDGRPKLEDVYTSKILEMTSADRPKLNAPGA
- a CDS encoding ABC transporter ATP-binding protein is translated as MSVAIKCEKLNVGYRNADSTITILSNLDLSVPAGEFLTILGPSGCGKSTLLRVIADLLQPLSGSINVFGASPDDARNRRHIGFVFQDSTLLPWRSVIENIQLPSSVGGYHKHSISGAKIKSLMKLMGLEELDDRYPHQLSGGQRQRVAIARALIEEPKLLLMDEPFGALDEITRDRLNSELLSIWCSTGTTILFVTHSIMEAVYLGQRVMVMASNPGRVLKIADLRDIKKKDLVIEREDPRIISAMADMRRALEAAS
- a CDS encoding ABC transporter permease; translated protein: MTEEPLSRNTALLLPILGGFSIIVAWEFLLPVLGVPAYIMPTPTAIASVFVKQWPLLFSNLWPTAVESISGFVIGNSVAILMAIVFVYSRIIQAAYFPVVLFFNTIPILALAPIIILIFGLGMTPKIIISAVICFFPTLVNMIRGLNSPSPNEIELFRILSATQWETFWRLRFPRSMPMLFSSLRIASTTAVIGAIVGEWIGSDKGIGALIIQATFNYRSGQLYAAIVLSSSMAICLFLMVAFIERKVIRYS